The sequence AGACATTGCCTTTCCAGTTCTTTCCTGGATACGGAGGCGGGCTCGGTGGAGGCGGAGGGTTTGGTGGTGGCGGGGGTGGTGGGTTAGGTGGTGGTTCGGGCTTCGGCAGTGGAGGTGGAGGGGGTTTCGGATCTGGCATTGGAGGTCTAGGGAGTGGCGGGGGCGGGGGGTTTGGcggtggtggtggtggcggcATTTTAGGTGGCGGAGCTGGCGGAGGAGGTGGTGGTGGATTTGGAGGTGGACTGCCTTGAGTTCAAAATTGCGTTTGTTTCAATCAGACGTTACTTTACTATATATTTGAGGGCTTTGTTAAATAATTACTATATATAGATTTGGTTAATTATAATGTTATTAATTGTATGTTAGAAGATGTTTGTTTTGTTGTGTGTCTTTACATTTATGTGATTTCATGTTATAAAGTTTAATGAATATGGTTTTTACTATGAAGTATACCAATGAACAATAACCCATTTTACTATACACATATTACGGTTTATTGGCTATTAAATAAAAGGATAAATCGTAAGTTTTAGCAtcatatatttaaatttgtgcTATTCATTATTGGAAGCATCCGA comes from Cucumis melo cultivar AY chromosome 12, USDA_Cmelo_AY_1.0, whole genome shotgun sequence and encodes:
- the LOC103489125 gene encoding glycine-rich cell wall structural protein — encoded protein: MGSLAFKYLWLVVLCALICASEPRRLVITNGGEIESEKTLPFQFFPGYGGGLGGGGGFGGGGGGGLGGGSGFGSGGGGGFGSGIGGLGSGGGGGFGGGGGGGILGGGAGGGGGGGFGGGLP